A window of Desulfuromonas sp. genomic DNA:
TGACAACCCCCTGAGCCTTGTTGATCGTTTCGGTATATTCCGACGCCGGGACTGAATCGGCGACGATGCCGGCCCCGGCCTGCACGTAAATACGATCATCCTGGATCACCAGGGTACGGATCGCGATAGCGGTATCCATGTTGCCGTTAAAAGAGAAGTAGCCAACAGCGCCGCCGTAGATTTCTCGGCGGCATGGCTCGAACTCGTCGATAATCTCCATCGCCCGGATTTTCGGTGCCCCGGAAAGTGTTCCGGCCGGGAAGGTCGCGCGGAAAACATCGAAGGCATCAGAGTCTTCTTCGAGTTCGCCCTTGACGTTGGAGACGATATGCATCACATGTGAATAGCGCTCGATCACTTCAAGCTCGCTGACTTCTACGGTTCCGGTCTTGCAGACCCGGCCGAGATCGTTGCGGCCAAGATCGACCAGCATGATATGTTCGGCCAGCTCTTTTTCGTCGGCCAGCAGCTCTTTCTCAAGAGCGAGATCCTCTTCGACCGTTGCGCCGCGCGGCCGCGTCCCGGCGATCGGCCTGACATCGACCCGCGAACCTTCCTTGCGCACCAGAACTTCCGGCGAAGCGCCGACCACCAGAGTTTCGCCGAAGCGGAGGAAAAACATGTACGGAGACGGATTGATCGTCCGCAGCGCCCGGTAGATATCGAACGGATCGCAGGTCAGCTCGCCGCAGAATCGCTGCGAGAGTACGACCTGGAAAATATCACCGGCCCGGACATACTCCTTGCAGGCTTCAACCGCCGCTTCGAATTGTTGCCGCTCAAAGTTCGGTTTCAATTCGAGTTCGGTCTGGTCCGAGACCCGCTGCTCAGGCAGGACCAGGGGTTGGCGCAGTTTATCGATCAGGGCATCGATCGCGGTCAGTGCATCCCGGTAGACATCAGCCGGGTCCTGGCCCGAATCGACGTGGGCGTTGCAGACAACCTTGATCGTCTGCCGCATATTGTCGAAAATCAGCAGGGTTTCGGTCAGCAGAAAGCAGCTATCCCAGGTTCCGATCTCACGCGGATTGCCGTTCGGCAGCTCTTCAACAAAACGGACCATATCGTAACCGAGATATCCGACCGCACCACCGAAAAAACGGGGCAGTGCCTCCAGCTCAACCGGCCGGTAAGGCGCCATGAAGGCTTTCAGCTCAACGAACGGATCGGCACACTCGCCGGAGCGGATGACCGTGTCGCCATCGAGGATCTCAAAATACTGATCGCGGCTACGAAACATCTTGCCGGGACCGGCTCCGAGAAATGAATAGCGTGCCCATTTCTCGCCCCCTTCGATACTTTCAAGCAAAAAAGAGGTCTTGCCGTCATCGATCTTGCGGAAGGCGGAAACCGGGGTTTCCATATCGGCAAGAATCTCACGGTATACCGGGATCAGGTTACCTTTTTCGGCGAAAGTTTCAAATTCGGGAAGTTGCGGTGAATACATTCAGTTATTCCATCGGTAAAAGAGAATCAAATTAGCATGGATAGATTGAAGTGGTCAAGCTGCAGCTGCTCCGTAACTAACGAAAATTCAAAGATTTAAAGCAATAAACTGTTGACCCGGGCCAGGGAATTTTGTAAGGATATTGGCGTTTGGCCCAACCCACAATCCAACAACGCAGGGAATTGAAATGATCAAGGCAGAAAAACTCGACACCGTGACTGTTCGTTACCGGGGAACCCTGACCGACGGCACGCTCTTTGACGAAACACCGGACGAGAAACCTCTCAAATTTATCATAGGGAAGCAGGAGGTTATTGCCGGTTTTGATGAGGCGGTTGAAGGGATGTTCCAGGGCGAAACCCGCACCTTCACCATTCCGTATACAAAGGCTTACGGCGAGCGGAAGGCGGCCCTGATTGAAACCATCAAGCGTACCGACCTGCCGGACGACCTCGAGATAACCGCAGGGGCACGGCTTGAAGTCACCCAGGAGGATGACTCGATCTTCCATGTCAAGGTGACCGAACTCAGCGACTCCCACGTAACCCTCGATGCCAACCACCCGCTGGCCGGAGAAGACCTCACCTTCGAGATTGAACTGCTCGCCGTCGAAAAAAAGCCGGCGGTACATTAAAAAGCCGTTTACACTCCCGACGACCAGATCCTCGCCCAGATACTTTTCAATCTGCTCAAATCCCGTTTCGGCTCGATCCGTACGGCCGGCTCCGCTTTGACGTGCGGGTTACCGATCCGGCCGACACCAAAAGAGAACACGTAGTCCGGCTCGTAACCCATGCGCAGGTCACTGACAACGACCCTGTCGCCATCCTGCCAGACCTTGAAGTACCCCTTGGTGAACCATTGCAGGCGCTGCACCGGCCAATGCTGTTCGACTCCCCGCAACAGGTCAACCCGGCTCCGATAGTGCTTCAGGGTGGCCTGCCCAGATCGATCAAGCAGTGAGTAATACCCTTCGAAATAGTTGCCGTCGGCCTGCATCCCGACAATCCGCCAGAGCGCCGTATTGAACGGCCCGGCGCTGACCAGAAGCTTCTCGTAAGGAACGTTCTGTCGTGCCAGCGATTGCTCGACCTGCACTCTCACATAAAGCCTGGCGCCGACACTCCAGGCCAGGTAAAGGGTGCTGACAACCAGCCCGGCCCGGTTGGCAAGATGGCCGCGGTTCGTCTGCCGCGTCATCACCAGGGCCAGGATAACACCGATCACCAGGGGGAGAGTGTAGAATGGATCGATTATAAAGAGCGAGGCCCAGCCGGCCGGATAATGCCACAAAGGCCAGAAGATCTGCGTGCCGTAGACCGTAAAGCAATCGAGCAGAATGTGGGTCATGAAAACAAGCCAGACCAGCCAGGTCCAATTGCGTTCATACAGCCCGGTTTTCGGGTGCAGCTTGAGTATCAGCCAGACAAAGAGCGGAGTCAGGGCCGAAAGGACAAAGATTGAATGGCTGAAGCTGCGGTGGTAGGTGAAATCCTTGACCGGATCGAAAAACGGGACAAAGACATCGAGGTCGGGAAAGGTGCCGAGGGCTGCACCCCAG
This region includes:
- the trpE gene encoding anthranilate synthase component I, whose amino-acid sequence is MYSPQLPEFETFAEKGNLIPVYREILADMETPVSAFRKIDDGKTSFLLESIEGGEKWARYSFLGAGPGKMFRSRDQYFEILDGDTVIRSGECADPFVELKAFMAPYRPVELEALPRFFGGAVGYLGYDMVRFVEELPNGNPREIGTWDSCFLLTETLLIFDNMRQTIKVVCNAHVDSGQDPADVYRDALTAIDALIDKLRQPLVLPEQRVSDQTELELKPNFERQQFEAAVEACKEYVRAGDIFQVVLSQRFCGELTCDPFDIYRALRTINPSPYMFFLRFGETLVVGASPEVLVRKEGSRVDVRPIAGTRPRGATVEEDLALEKELLADEKELAEHIMLVDLGRNDLGRVCKTGTVEVSELEVIERYSHVMHIVSNVKGELEEDSDAFDVFRATFPAGTLSGAPKIRAMEIIDEFEPCRREIYGGAVGYFSFNGNMDTAIAIRTLVIQDDRIYVQAGAGIVADSVPASEYTETINKAQGVVKAIDKARKGLY
- a CDS encoding peptidylprolyl isomerase, translating into MIKAEKLDTVTVRYRGTLTDGTLFDETPDEKPLKFIIGKQEVIAGFDEAVEGMFQGETRTFTIPYTKAYGERKAALIETIKRTDLPDDLEITAGARLEVTQEDDSIFHVKVTELSDSHVTLDANHPLAGEDLTFEIELLAVEKKPAVH
- a CDS encoding hydrolase: MDSLTQLTLGAAVGEAVLGRKIGHKAILWGAALGTFPDLDVFVPFFDPVKDFTYHRSFSHSIFVLSALTPLFVWLILKLHPKTGLYERNWTWLVWLVFMTHILLDCFTVYGTQIFWPLWHYPAGWASLFIIDPFYTLPLVIGVILALVMTRQTNRGHLANRAGLVVSTLYLAWSVGARLYVRVQVEQSLARQNVPYEKLLVSAGPFNTALWRIVGMQADGNYFEGYYSLLDRSGQATLKHYRSRVDLLRGVEQHWPVQRLQWFTKGYFKVWQDGDRVVVSDLRMGYEPDYVFSFGVGRIGNPHVKAEPAVRIEPKRDLSRLKSIWARIWSSGV